Below is a genomic region from Vairimorpha necatrix chromosome 1, complete sequence.
tttgtggcattaaatatgaaacaattttataaaaaaaagtagtttaaattatctaaaaaaacattctctatttatagtttgtataaaattttaaaaatgtagtTAAAATCTATCTTTAAATCTTAAACCTATTACAGAAAAATGCATCTTACACttttatacatatatatattatcatatttatattgtttttagtcaattttataaaaatgtcttTTAGAGTgtttattgataaattgTAATCacaactttttttttgcaatatATTCccagaaataaaattctcaaataaaataataatgcAGCCTAGATctatacaatttttttaaaacgaGAAGTCAGCTATATGTATGCcatctttaataaaattattccaAATACGATTTgctatataaaaataaggtatatattttgtttttttttattgctaAGAGTTGACACTAGGATACATTCAAGtatcaaaataaagtatAACAAGCCCGATATACTAATTGTGGATAAGTTGAGGAAAGAAGTGATCGTTGTTGAAGTTTGAATCACAAGCTTTAACAACCTTCATGTGGTAGAAACATAAATACGACTTGCTTGCAAATCATGTGGCTTCTCTCCATAATTATAAGCCGAAAATTATTCCTTTTGTGATGACTTGGGATGGAATAGTATCTAGTTTCCATCGCTCGCATATCAAAGAGCTCCGATTAGAACCCAGAATGGAAGCACATATACAGACAAGAGTCCTTAAAATGACTTTAGAAAGCCTAACTATGTCAATCAGACATAGGTTGATACTGAACAGAAAGGGGTGTTAGAGGAACCAATATGTGGATTTCAGGAGGGACTACGGGAACTGTCAGAAGAAATTGTGAGTATAGCTTGTGAAAAGTAATTAGGAATTAagttattatattataacccaatatagtatttttactttgttttttacaacatacaaattcatattattttatttacatgCTATAGTGTTTTATCGTATATATTACATACAAAAGATGCTCtgtttttcatttattcaAAATTCCACTTTTTAGATGCTTTATGTTACTAGTAAATTTTcagtttttataaaattgtttaaaatttagtGACTTAAAACAAGACCAGGCTAACATTGACTTTAATGATAATATTCAAtctattttcaaataatgATTATTTGCGGTTCTAATCAAGGGCATTTATTGTGTTATATTGAAATAGTctttaatttgtaaaataaatgaaaatgtataaaatacaatGAACTCACTAAACAGCTTCGTAATATTTCTATCCCTTACTATCTGTTTTCAGGTAAttagataatttaattattttgagAAGAAAAACTGATCGGtaatataaatctattGCATTGTCGTCATGAAATACATAACAGagatattaatattaatataaaaattatttaagaTCAATGATTTAATGCacgttttttattatagaaatattGAGCAATTATTTAATGTCATAtctactttttttttttaaagtttttggataattcatttttgatattaataGCAAAATAACTGTGAatcctaaaaaaaatatatagaaaTATGCCGaagatgttttaaaactcAATATTGAGATAAATAACATAATAATAACGAGGAAATATTTGCTATACCttggttttttataatgcccattaatgtaaaatttccccgttaaaatatcataacaATCTTGTAAGTCTCCTTGTCGCCATCTGTTTAAGAAATATCTTACTatcgaaaaataaaaatcacgTATAAGACCCGTAAAATCCTgctttgtattttttataacatttGCCTTTATAGCTGGTGTACCAGCGTACTGcaatgaaattttattccCGTTTTCATACCATAAGTCCCCTAGATggaatttgattttattaaaaacatttttcaTGTTTTTCTCTATATTATATCTCCCAATATAATACTGAACTAGATTTGTTCTATCTAGACAATCTATACAATTTGTTCTTATTACTCCTTTCTGATATTTGTCATTCATTTTTTCGCCAAATTTAtctaaaacattttttacgctcaaaataaatttgtcaaatttttctttattactAATAATACCCGAATTATGAAAATCTAAATTCATGAAGTTTTTTTCAtcttgaaattttttaaattctttattaagTTCCCCTTCATACCCATTttgtttaattaaattaatataaaaaaaaaatttatattttttttgcaaaattTCAATTGATTTTATGAAACATTCTTTGTTAAGTTcgttttttgatattacaATTGGTGGGGCATAAGCTAATCCTACTCGGTGAGACCAAATCAATGGTATTGATCCTctaatttgtaaatatgaGTAAACAATATCCATacctatttttataatttgttc
It encodes:
- a CDS encoding phosphoinositide phosphatase SAC1 (SAC1), whose amino-acid sequence is MFKVKILNKKMKISSIKKVHYNVISENIEFFCYGIYGKIDIMDSQYIIFITEVIKNSQNFYSDVFEISKVKIIHLQGPGENSIVKNIKKTLEKSGIYFSYQPLYNNYSMEDNNNSNREDFIFNYVPIENLKKFDKKLKKLTKKCIQGYFNGYKIDNMQLILISRRCWKNCGARYFCRGSNPEGYVSNYVETEQIIKIGMDIVYSYLQIRGSIPLIWSHRVGLAYAPPIVISKNELNKECFIKSIEILQKKYKFFFYINLIKQNGYEGELNKEFKKFQDEKNFMNLDFHNSGIISNKEKFDKFILSVKNVLDKFGEKMNDKYQKGVIRTNCIDCLDRTNLVQYYIGRYNIEKNMKNVFNKIKFHLGDLWYENGNKISLQYAGTPAIKANVIKNTKQDFTGLIRDFYFSIVRYFLNRWRQGDLQDCYDILTGKFYINGHYKKPRYSKYFLVIIMLFISILSFKTSSAYFYIFFLGFTVILLLISKMNYPKTLKKKSRYDIK